Below is a window of Littorina saxatilis isolate snail1 linkage group LG2, US_GU_Lsax_2.0, whole genome shotgun sequence DNA.
TCTCTGACCTTACGCGCAAAACTCTCATGCTCATACTGCTCGCTTCCGCGCGGAGGGGCAGTGAGATCCACGGCCTCTCAGGCCTAGACCGGGATATCACTTTCGGAAGAGACGGCTCGGTTTCACTGCGTGTCCGTCCCGATTTTCTCGCCAAGAATCAAAAACCTGGTCCACTTTCACCGATCATTTCCATTCGGCCTCTCCGGGACATTTTTAGCCCCCGGCGATCCGGATTTTTCTAACTGCCCGGTACGCGCGCTTAAGGCTTACTTGTCGCGCACCGCTCCGTTTCGAGCATCAAGCTCCGAAGTTGTTTATTTCGATCATTTCAGCCCGAAATAAAGACTTTGCAAAAACCACGCTTTCCAGATGGTCTTCCACACTTATAAGGCATGCTTATCAGTGGTGGCAGACACAAaaagggggggggcagtcagtccttccttCTCGATCACCTCGTACGCACGAGGCTTGAGCGTGGGCAACTTCCTTAGCTGTCCTCAAGTCTGGAAGGATGTCAGACGTCCTCAAAGCTGCATACTGGACGACTCATGATGTCTTCCTCAGCTACTACCTCCGGGGCATTGCCAGCACTCATCCGGACGGTACCAACTGCCTCCCAGCTATGGTTGCCGCAGGCCAGATACTTCCAAGAGATTAATGTGAGTATCCCACCGCCTTTATGTGCAatctgccatttatgtgagttgaggtaagaatatgtgattgaatcgaaaatttcaaaactaaattttcatttaattaatatacttactcaactcacatcgtttataccctcccatccatccccgctaacattatatgtgttacaggtgtgtgtttccgtgggggaatgacggccggtagcaggaccgcgcatgtgcgggttaccggtaggggaggtgactcccgtccttgactacggattgtttttcttagggagttacttccccccttaccagggtcgagtactacttcaatatcttagcaatgaactgaagttaatgccatttatgtgagttgagtaagtatattaattaaatgtaaatttagttttgaaattttcgattttataaggaatacaatgcaatcctttttgactcacatgcgaagcaaaagtgagtctatgtactcacccgagtcgtccgtcccccccgtccgtccggaaaactttaacgttggatatttcttggacactattcagtctatcagtaccaaatttggcaagatggtgtatgatgacaaggccccaaaaaacatacatagcatcttgaccttgcttcaaggtcaaggtcgcaggggccataaatgtctaaaaaacagctatttttcacattttctctgaagtttttgagattcaatacctcacctatatatgatatatagggcaaagtaagccccatcttttgataccagtttggtttaccttgcttcaaggtcaaggtcacaggagctcttcaaagttggattgtatacatattttgaagtgaccttgaccctgaactatggaagataactgtttcaaacttaaaaattatggggggcacatgttatgctttcatcatgagacacatttggtcatatatgatcaaggtcaaggtctctttgacccttatgaaatgtgaccaaaataaggtagtgaaccactaaaagtgaccatattattattattattattattattgtgatcatttttatgcgcctaatctagatatagccctaggcgcttacatattaataccatatctcatggtagaaagagccaataagcaccattgtacttcctatgtcttgaattaacagctttgtgttgcatgaccttgactcaaggtcacatgtattttggtaggaaaaatgtgtaaagcagttcttagtgtatgatgtcattgctaggtttagttatttgaccttgaccctgaaggtcaatgtcatgtaaaggtcaaggatgtgagtcatatgggctttgcccttcttgttttaatcaGACGGCCCACTTTGTCAACATCATGGGCCAACGAATTAAGACTCGACTATCATTGAATGCTGAAGAAgtaaaaattcgattttaatggcAACTTaatgaaacaatgaaaaaatgtttaaacttcCAAGCCAAAATACAATCCTACAGTCTGGACTGATAAAATAAAGTTTtaccaaagtttcaatcaacTTGCTTAGAAAAAAAGGTGActacagtgcggcctcaactttagCAAAAAACTatatatgacgtcaccaaagatatttatcaaaatgaaaaaacacaGATTTGGGGATATCTATAAGAACTCACGTGCAAAGTTTTATAAGCATCTGTTTTCTAGGAATCGCTGTgcatgcattcacacacacacacacacagggtacatacaccatcaaccatgtcttgattcccagtctatctgaaaaaATGTGGTCAAAATTGGATTATTTGTAACAAAGGGAGCGACAGTTTGAGGGTTTATAACTCTTCTGGCAGATGGTTCATGTACTGTCAACTTTTGTAACCACCTAAGTGCACATGcttactgagagagagagagagaggcaaaatCAAACACAATTTTAACTTCAATATTTTAATCATGCCTTTTCGTTCCAAAGTAACATTGCATCTTACATAAGTATTCTACAATACCAACAGAAGAATAACTGCATTATAAGTTAAcatcaagggcggatcaattcactttggaggggggggggggggggttacaaaatgactgcgaagatacaagcctctaggggggtccgggggcatgcccccccggaaattttttgtatccaaagaagcaaaatagagctatctggtgcatcctgagccaataaattacctcttttttgggggggtgggggggttacgtaacccgtgtaaccccccccccagatccgcccttgaacATGTCTCAGACAAAGTAACGCTATTTTCAGATGATAGTTGCCAGGGTGCCTACCATGCTGtattatttttaaataaaaagtaCAGTATGTTGGCCACTCAATGTGTTTTAACTAGATCAGACTATTCTTGCGGTTGAAACATATAAATCAAACAAATGACAAGAAAAACAATTGCCACTCATACAGGCCATCTTGCCCTCCTTCCTGACCctcacacaaaccaacaaatataTCACAAAGGCAGAAGTAAATAGAGAGTAGTTacttaacacacacatacacaaatcagATACTAAttcatttttttctcctcaAACATTGCTtcaaacatgtatacaaacagACAGCAAAGGTAAAGTAAataggaaaaagaaaagaaaacaacaatgaAAAAACACCCTCATAACCAGAttctattttgttttcttttctttggtgTCAAACATCGCTTTCAACATATCCTTTTTACTACTGTCACTTTTAAACAGCCTCAGGATGAGAGATGGTTTGCCAGGAGACGGCACTGCCCCTTCGCTGTCACCGTCCCTAGAGTCCCCGCCCAAACCAACTTCATTTTCTACCGAACTCAATACTCTTTTGCGAACAAACTCTGGCTGGTTGGATGGGTTGAAGTCACATGATTTTACATGTGAGGACAGCAGGTGTAGAGGTGTGATGGTCTCACAACCAATGGAGCGATGCGGACAGGCAACCTGCAGCAAGATACAAAAAGTATATTATAACTTATGATTCACTatccccctgcgggttagggggagtcccatattggtagggacgagaaagaatttacccgatgctccccagcatgtcgtaagaggcgactaacggattctgttcctccttttacccttgttaagtgtttcttgtatagaatatagtcaatttttgtgaagactttagtcaagcagtatgtaagaaatgttaagtcctttgtactggaaacttgcattctcccagtaaggtcatatattgtactacgttgcaagcccctggagcaattttttgatttgtgcttttgtgaacaagaaacaattgacaagtggctctatcccatcttccccctttccccgtcgcgatataacccttcgtggttgaaaacgcgttaaacaccaaataaagaaagaaagaaagaatgatttACTAACTGACTAAGATTTTGGAAACAACCGTCAAATTTTAGTTGCTGTGTTCAAATGATCACAGCTGTACCTGGCTTGCctttgatttttaaaaataaCCAGGGAGGAGGAAATAATTTGGCCCCAAGAGTTAAACTTGCAGCCTACACAGTTTTGCACGCTTTGTTGTTACGTGCAAATGCTTCTGGGCAATACTGGAGAGGGAACCAAAAGAGCAGCTGGCACTACGTGAGCCTGGAGCTGTTGTGTTATTTCAAATGCTTCTGGGCAATACTGGAGAGGGAACCAAAAGAGCAGCTGGCACTACGTGAGCCTGGAGCTGTTGTGTTATTTCTGCTATGGCCAGGGGAGAAagggcttaaaaaaaaaaagcttagaGGCTGAAATTAGGCCTTGGGAACAGTTATTGTGACAAATGTGGAAAGACAAAAGAATCAATTGTGAGGAATACACATCTtaataataaacaagtcgcgtaaggcgaaattactacatttagtcaagctgtggaactcacagaatgaaactgaacgtagtccgccgctagtgcaaaaggcagtgaaagtgacgagcctgtttggcgcggcagcggttgcgctgtgcttcatagcacgctttactgtacctctcttcgttttaactttctgagcgtgtttttaatccaaacatatcatatctatatgtttttggaatcaggaaccgacaaggaataagatgaaatagtttttgaaacgatttcggaaatttaattttgatcataatttttatatttttcattttcagagcttgtttttaatccaaatataacatatttatatgtttttggaatcagaacatgataaa
It encodes the following:
- the LOC138956413 gene encoding RING finger protein 151-like, producing MATINVKRKHADDIQLAEEGPRYFLNPESVSKHLYCSICQDVFSQPQRAPCGHSFCWKCIMTWLQKSKTCPEDRKPLQVGQLHTDFILENIIGDQMVACPHRSIGCETITPLHLLSSHVKSCDFNPSNQPEFVRKRVLSSVENEVGLGGDSRDGDSEGAVPSPGKPSLILRLFKSDSSKKDMLKAMFDTKEKKTK